Below is a window of 'Nostoc azollae' 0708 DNA.
AATTAGGTTTATGGTTCTCTTCTATAGCTTAGGTTTTGCTCAATGCCTTGGGTCAAAAATGTTTAGCTAAAACCGAATTACAAAATGCTACTGTTGGGACTATTCGTACCAAATTATTACAGTTAGGAGCTTTAATTACTGTAAGTACACGTCCCATTTTAATTGCGATTACTAGTTCTTGCCCATACAGACATATCTTTGCTACTGCTCATAAACGCTTAATAATGCTGACTAATACTGCTTAATTTGAAGTTAAATTGCCTTTTACTTATTTCTAATTAATCATACTTCGCCCTTGGGTTGATTCAAGTCTTGTTTTGTCATGCTTAATTTTATGAACAGAGCATTTTGATTTTACTACCAATAAAAAGATAGTGACTATTTTAGCTTTATAAATGCGATTTTATATTTAATTTATCTCTGCGATTCAGTTTTGATTGATGATGTATCAAAATTTAGTCTCACATCAGGTCATGTGAATTTATTTCTTACTGCTTGTGAGAAATCCCGGCTAAGGGTGAAGTGCAACTGGTAAAGTAACTTCCTTACCTATAGGTAGGCATTTGTGAGCTATTTGGCGGTAAAATTATCAAATTATAAGGTGTCCAAATAGATGTAAGGTTTAAATGTTTTAACATATCTATATCAGAATTTAAATCATTCAAAAATGCACCATTAGGACGCCTTTATACACAACCAGGAAGCGGAAAACCAAAAGCAATTATTATTCCATAATGAGGTGATTAAATTGTGATAAACCTCTTAATTTGATTAATTCCCCCCAGTCTTTGAATGTAATAACGGCTGACAATTACCCCATACTAAAACCTACTAAATCTAATGGTTGTTGTGGTTTAAAGGTAGCAGCCACATAATCAGCAACGTACTGTGCCAACTAATCTAGAACTACAGGGCCATTATTAGGTAATAAATCCAAAGTATGCGCAGACCAACCCCGCTGTCTGAGGTAAAACGCCATTCTGTTGAAAATAGCCCCGGTGTCATGAATACCATGCACTAACAAGACGGGATTGCGTTGTTTATTCTCACTATTCATTCCGACTATTCTTAATTAATTAAGTACGAAATATAACTAAGTACCTTACTTACTGACAATGAGATTATGACAGTTTATGCAGCTAATTAGTTGATGTTAATTTTTATTAAGGAACTTCTCAGAATCTTGCTCATAGTTACAGTAAGATTTAATAATTAGTCCGCAGTGTCTATAGGTTGCCAATAGTTCTAGTCAAGTTATAACAATTGCGTTATAGGTATGATTACAAGCTGATTGAGTAAAAATGCCTAAAAAAATTATTACCCGAAACAATTATGGGAACATAAACTTACATTATGTTGCCATAATTAATCAATGCGGTGATATTGTAAGATATTAAAGACAGGAGAAATCTTAATGTTCAGGTTTATCGAAAATTTAATCGGTGGGATTTTAGGTTTCATTACTGGGCTATTTGGCAATAAAGATGGCTACTACTTGGAACTAAAGGAAGAAGTTGCTGAAACCAAACCAGTAGCAGCTAAACCAGCAGTAGCCCCAGCAGCGAAAGCAGAACCTGCTAAAGTAGCTAAGGCATCAGTAAAAGCAGAACCCGCTAAAGCAATCAAAGCAGAACCTGCTAAACCAGTAGCACCAACTGAAACTACCTTTGCACCTAAGTATTTGATTCCTTCATCTTCTAACGATCGTCGTCGTCCCGGTGCGAACATGAACACTTATATGGATATGGCGCGTCAAGTGAAAGTTCCTGGTTAAGTTTGTCAAATGCTTATTGATGAGTAAATTTTAGATTTTAGATTGATGATTTTAGATTTATGTATCACCTCAAAGTAGGTGGCTGGAAATCTTTTTGGATTTGGCATTTTTAAATGTCAAGACTTACACGAATGGAATATTCCTAGGATGCATCAGACATATAAATTTGCTTAATAGTGACAGATTTTCGACATCTGAAGCAGTCTATAAGAGATATTCTGTGTAATAATTGCGTAAGTCTTAGAATTTATTGAATTATGTAATCCAAAATCCAATATCTAAAACCTAAAATTTCCCTGACCATTACACTGACGAAATAAACCACCAACTCCAAATCTATGGACAGCTTATGCGGTATTCATCTCTAATTGTTAATTTTTAATTCTTAATTCCTTTCTGTGATACTAGAATTTATTTGCCACATCTTTAACAAATACAATTCCACTGTATAAATCAAATGCTGAATCCCAATTGGTCTTTTCTCTCCTAAATACTTGAAGATGAGAGGGAATTTGATTTAGCACTTCTATTTGATCTAAAACGGTTTCACCAAAGGGCTGGAACTTTTACCAGGTTTTGATTTGACATAAATGCTATTGAACCCATTTTATCAAACTATTCCAGTTTTTTCTAATTTTATTTTTATTTTGGTTGCCTTGGGGAGTGATTTCTAAACCCTGTTGAAATTCATAACCGTTGTCATAAATTTGCAAAATACTATTTCTTGCAGGTAAGTGTAAATCACAGAATTGGGCATAGTCTGGAGTTTGGGTTTTTCATTCTAGTTTACCACTGACGTTAATATCTACTACTTGTTTAAAAATGGCCAACAGTTCTACCACTCTAGCTGTTACTTCTAACCAGTCCAAATTGATAGAACCAGGTTGATTTTCGCTATTTTGACAAATAGCTGTGGGTTTTGACGGTGATTCAGAGCAATATTTAAGTTGATATACTTGCATTTGTTTAATTTGTGCCATTTTAAATCAAAAATAAGGAATAACTGCCTGTTGTAACTGCGCCCCATAAAATTGCAGTTCACCTATTTTCTCCCTGCGGTATACTTTCCAATAGCTACTTAGTAACATCAGTCTAGCCGTGTACGGATCTATTTGGATTATTTGGGCAAATTTGGGCACAGCTAGAGTTTTCTATTCGTTAGGGATGGGTTCTAAAACTAATATTCCCGCTTCGTTATTACTTGGTTGTGTGATCACCTTAGCAATAGCTTTTTGTCTTTCTTCTTGCTGAATCTTTTCAAGATGTTGTAAACCTTGGTGTGCTTGTCAAAATATCTTCTGATGAGTTTTTATCTGTAGTAGTTGACGATAAACTTTTTCTCCTTCCTGTCGCTTTCCAGAGATTTTATGTAATCCTGCAAAATAAAATTGCACCCAAGGATCTTCTAGTGATTCTTTGAGTAACGGTTTGAGTAATTTGGCTGTGGTTTGGTAGTCCTTGGATTCAAAGGCGGCGATAACCTCTTCTAGCAGACTTTAATAATGAACCTGATGGAATGCTCGCTCCAAGGTGGAAGAAAAGCGTTATACTTTTGCATGAGATATATCATTTATACTTCACAGGCAGCCGCAATCAAGGATAATGCTACTATAGGGGCTGTGACTGCTCGCAAAATCCGACGACCAAGCGAAATAGGTTGAAATCCTGATTCTAGTGCTATTTCCAGTTCTTGATCTGTCCATCCTCCTTCTGGCCCGATCGCAATTATAATTTCACTAGAGAATTTATTAGACACTGTTGTCAAATGTGGATAGTTACCACGCGCTTCACAAATATAACGGTGAATAGATGCGCATTCATTAATAGCTGTCCTAAAGGCTACCGGTTCTAATATCGTTGGGACAAACGCCCGTTCTGATTGTTCAGCAGCTTCTAAAGCTATCCGCCGCCAACGTTCTAGTTTTTGTGGACTAGGTTTTAATAAAGTGCGATCACTCAAAATAGGAAGAATACAAGTTACGCCTAACTCCGTAGAACACCGGACAATATCATCACATCCATTTCCCTTTGGTAAAGCCACCATCAAAGTTATGGATACAGGTAACTCTGTTGTGACTTCCAGCGGTTCTAAAATCTGTCCTTGTTCCCCTATTAATTGTGCCAACCACCACTTACTGATTCCATCCATAGCAATAAATTTATCTCCATCTCGCGATCGCAAAACCCGCAATAAATAATGTTGTTGTTGGGGTGTTAATAAAAGTTGGCTTTCTTGGAGTTGGGACGGATTAATAGTGATACGTTGTAGTTGAGACATAGATTTTTATGATTCACAGGATGACGGTTGTTGATTGTTTCTGTATTTTGCTTGTATATCAATAAGATAGTAGTGGGTTAAAACCAAGTCCCCACAAATTTTTCCCTACAGCCTTCTTATTGAAACTCCTACAGAATTTATGCACACCTCCAGCATCTTTCTAGAAACCCTCCACCATCGTCGTCAAAGACTGGCAGAACTGATAGATTTTCCAGCAATTCTCTGGTCTGGTGGTAGCAGTTCCCGCAACTTTCCAGCTAATGTCTTCCCCTTTCGCCCTAGTAGTCATTTCCTCTATTTTGGAGGAATTCCTCTCCAAAATGCTGCCATTCGCCTAGAAAGTGGGAAGCTACAACTATTTATAGATGACCCTAACCCCAGTAGCACCCTGTGGCACGGAGAAACACCAACCCGAGAGGAAATAGCCGCAAATATAGGTGCAGATGATGCTAGACCGATCGCAGAATTAGAAGATTATTTGGAGAATGCTGCCACTATTCCTGTTCAAGATGCGGCAACTTCGACAGAGCAATCACTATTATTACATAGATGGCTTTTACCCCAACAACCACCCCAAGGAATTGATTTAGAATTAGCTAAAGCTATTGTTTCCTTGCGTCTCACCCACGATGCAGCGGCATTAGTAGAATTGCGTAAAGCTGTGGCGGTGAGTGTGGAAGCACACAAAGCGGGAATGGTTGTTACATCTACAGCAAAACTAGAAGCAGAAGTTCGGGCGGCAATGGAAGCAGTGATTATAGGTTATAATATGACAACTGCTTACGCCAGCATTGTGACAGTGCATGGTGAATTCTTACACAATAACCACTATTATCACTCGTTAGAACCCGGAGATTTACTTTTAGCCGATGTGGGTGCAGAAACTGAAACAGGTTGGGCTGCTGATATTACCCGGACGTGGCCTGTATCTGGTAAGTTTTCATCTACCCAAAGAGATATTTATGATATTGTATTAGCTGCCCATGATGCTTGTTTTGAAAAAATAGCTCCTGGTGTGGAATATGGGGAAATTCATCTTATAGCTGCAACTGTGATTACGGAAGGTTTGGTGGATTTGGGAATTTTACAAGGTAAGCCAGAAGATTTGGTAAAAATGGATCTTCATGCATTATTTTTCCCCCACGGAATTGGGCACTTATTAGGTTTAGATGTCCATGATATGGAGGATTTGGGGGATTTAGCTGGGTATGAAGAGGGAAGAAAAAGAAGTGATCGATTTGGGTTAAGTTACCTGCGTTTGAATCGTCCTCTGCGTGCAGGAATGTTAGTAACTATTGAACCTGGATTTTATCAAGTTCCCGGAATTTTAAATGATCCAAAAATTCGTGATCAATATGAATATTTAATCAATTGGGAACGCTTAGAACAATTTGCAGATGTGCGTGGAATTCGCATTGAAGATGATGTTCTAGTTACAGAATCAGGTAGCGAAGTCTTAACAGCCGCATTACCAAATCAAGCTAATAATATAGAAGATTTGTTAAAACTTCCAAAATAATTGCAACATCATGATTAACAAACCAATGCAACTGCTACTTACCGGAGTTATTATCAGTGTAGGACTATCCCCATTATTGGCTGAAATCAAACCACCTGTTTCTTATAGCCAAATTGCAGCAATGGTAGAAGCTTTGCGACTAGCTGCACCCCAAACAAAAAAGCCAAACAGCGGATATTACAGCGCATGGCAAGTTAAACCAGAAACTTTGAAGGTTTGGTCAAAAAATTGCCTGAAAAAAGAACTCACACCAACTCAGTTTGAAACCGATCCCAAAACAGCACGTCAAATTATCTCTTGTATCGTCAACCGCGAGTTAACTAACCAGTTAAAGGCTACAAATAATAATGAAATTGCTGCTGTCCGTGGTGCGGCTTGTTGGTGGATGACAGGACTTTATACAGGTTGTGATAAAGGTTTTACTGGTGATTATGTGCAGAAAGTTGTCCGTTTTTATCAACAAGAAAAGGCAAAACCAAAAAGTGTAAATTCTCCTTCAACTAGATAATTCCTACATCTATGGCAGATACTATATATAGTCCCCTCCCTGCTTGCGGGGGTGGGTTCCTTGTATCTCACTCAACCGGGAATTGCTGTAGGAAAAATAGTCATAGGCAGTGTTCAAATTACCCAGGAAGATAGAGAAAGAAGTACCTTTAACGATCTTGTCCAGTGGGTTGGTAAATTCGGGTGCAATTGTAACTTTAAGTCGCACAATATAAGAGTGGTTAGTACCTCAATTAATCCATCAAGTTCATAATACTCAACAATTACTATCATCTAGTGGATAAATATGGCCCGCACAGGCGGGCTTTGCTTGTATAGCCGCGGATTTCTAATCTGAGGGGAATCTAAGTCACATTCCGCACCCTAAACTACCAGAGAGAGAAATTACGGAGAGAAAAAATCCAAGGGAGCATGAAAACAAACATATGTAGTGAAAAAAGGTATTGGAGAAAGAGTAAAGCACCAAAAATAGTATCAAAAGCTATTCCCAATAAGGAGTAATAAGAAAGAACACCACCCAGAGGAGTCAACAGATAAATGAAGATATTCAAGAGATAAATCATAACTTATACTCATAGATTGAAGTAAAAAAAGAAATTATGGGCATAGTAAAATAGAGCTATAAATCAAAGATATTAGGTTATCTTCTGATAGAAACTAAATTAATAGAGAGAAAGATTAGGTAAGCAATTTATAGTAGGGAAAACAATGATCTGGTCAAAGATTCACAATAAAATCTCTCTCTTTAGTCCAGTAACAGATGTGTTTTTCCTGGTTAAGTGTAACTAGATGAATAGACTAAAAGCATGGAAAAATACAGCGTAAAGTGGGGCGGTCAGTTGGTTTGCCCAATTGATTTTTTACTGTTGATTTAGACTCTCTCAAAGGGGTTCTAATTTGTCGTTGCCCTAAAGTATAAACCAGCAGACATAAACCCATAATCATTCCCAGGGACTCTATTTTCTCTGGACTTTTTAGGAAAATACTGTCTGCAGAAAATAAATGCCCTGCCCTCAGAGATTCTGTATTAATTTTAATTTCATTCTGGGAGACTTTAACTGTAGCTGATATTTCATAGGATATCTCTCCTGAACTATCTTTTTTCTTAGATTTGATTTGAGTAACTTTACTCTGGTTAATTCGGTGATATTTGAATTGTTTGAATAGTTTAGATAACCCCTTGATAGCATCACCTTCACAAGCAAATTTTTCTGGTGATAACTTTTTCAAATCTTGCACAGCTTTTGATTGTGCCTTGGTAATTCTTTGTGAGAGTTTACCCAGGTCTGATTCTCTTCTTTCTTGACTTTGCACTACTAACCATCTTTGTTCTATTCCTGGATAATTTACTGTTTTTGAAGCTAGTTTATATCCGGGTAAGTTACTATCAATAAATTCTGGTTCTGGTAATGTTGATATTAATGATTGTGCTGATTCTACGCTTAATGGCACTGGACATAACCAGCTTAAATCTGACATCATTTTCAGATTCGATTCTGTATATAAGGCCCAGTCTGCTACTATGAGACTGTTAACTTTTAATTGTTGTTGGTACTCTACTGCTATTTTAGCAAAGCATGATGAATCTGCTTGGTTTCCCGATGCTAGTATTAAAAATATATATTGATATGTCTCCATCTCCTGAACATATCATTTCTATGATGAACTGTTTTAACTCCGGTCTATGGTCACCAGAATAACCGTAGGTGATGGTTATTTCTTTTGGTGATTTTACTGCTAATTCTTCTATTTCTTGATTATTTCCTACTTTTTGACTCTCAAATATTACTTCTGGTAAGCTGGTATTATATTGCCCATGTA
It encodes the following:
- a CDS encoding aminopeptidase P family protein, whose protein sequence is MHTSSIFLETLHHRRQRLAELIDFPAILWSGGSSSRNFPANVFPFRPSSHFLYFGGIPLQNAAIRLESGKLQLFIDDPNPSSTLWHGETPTREEIAANIGADDARPIAELEDYLENAATIPVQDAATSTEQSLLLHRWLLPQQPPQGIDLELAKAIVSLRLTHDAAALVELRKAVAVSVEAHKAGMVVTSTAKLEAEVRAAMEAVIIGYNMTTAYASIVTVHGEFLHNNHYYHSLEPGDLLLADVGAETETGWAADITRTWPVSGKFSSTQRDIYDIVLAAHDACFEKIAPGVEYGEIHLIAATVITEGLVDLGILQGKPEDLVKMDLHALFFPHGIGHLLGLDVHDMEDLGDLAGYEEGRKRSDRFGLSYLRLNRPLRAGMLVTIEPGFYQVPGILNDPKIRDQYEYLINWERLEQFADVRGIRIEDDVLVTESGSEVLTAALPNQANNIEDLLKLPK
- a CDS encoding 16S rRNA (uracil(1498)-N(3))-methyltransferase, which produces MSQLQRITINPSQLQESQLLLTPQQQHYLLRVLRSRDGDKFIAMDGISKWWLAQLIGEQGQILEPLEVTTELPVSITLMVALPKGNGCDDIVRCSTELGVTCILPILSDRTLLKPSPQKLERWRRIALEAAEQSERAFVPTILEPVAFRTAINECASIHRYICEARGNYPHLTTVSNKFSSEIIIAIGPEGGWTDQELEIALESGFQPISLGRRILRAVTAPIVALSLIAAACEV